The genomic DNA CGGGGCCAAGCTGACCCGCCTGACCAAGGCCCAGGCCGACTACATCGGTGTGCCCGTGGACGGCCCTTACAAGCCCGAGCACTACCGTTACTGATCCCCGAGCGGATACAAGGAAACGGCGCGGGAGCCATCCCGCGCCGTTTTTTTGTGTTCATTTTTTTCATTCATTAGCCGGGGAATCCGTTCCCCGGCCATAGAAAGGCATTCCGTCGCCACATCGCCCGCCTTTTGGTTTTGACGCCCGTAGGGCAGCGGGGGAATGTCAGCAGATGCCCACCCCATCGTCCGCCCCCTCCCGCCAAGCGGGATTGTTCGCTCCGGTTTTCGCCCTCCGCCACAAGGGTGACCTGGGGGTGGGGGACACCGAGTCCGTCCGGCGGATGGTCGATGTCTGTGCCCGCTGGGGTTTCCGTGTGTTGCAGGTCCTGCCAATCAACGAGACCAGCGGCGACAACAGCCCTTACAACGCCATCAGTTCTTGCGCGCTCGATATCACCACCCTGGCGGCCGAACCCGGTCTGTTGCCCGGGCTGACCCCGGATGCCCGACGCGAGGTTTGTCCAGACGATCTGGCGGCGGATCTGGGTCGCGGACCGGTGGCTTATGCCAAGGTCAAGGCCATCAAGTGGCAGCTGGCCCGCGAGGCCTTTGCCGGTTTCCAGACGGAGCGGGCGGATTTCGCGACGGAAGGCCGGGAATTCGAGGTCTTTTGCCGGGACGAACGCGAATGGCTCGAACCCTACGCGCTCTTCCGCGCCCTCATGGCCGATCATGACGATTCGCCGATGTGGGAATCCTGGCGTCCGGAATGCCGGACGCTCAAGTCCGCGATGGAGTGGGTGGCGGAGCTGCCGGTGGTGGAGCGACGACGCCTCGATGTGAAATGTCGCTTCTACCAATTCGTCCAATGGGTGCTTTACCGCCAGTGGGAATCCGTACAAAAGCATGCCGCGCTGCACGGGGTCGCACTCATGGGGGATATTCCCTTCGGTTTGAGCCGTTCCAGCGCCGATGTCTGGGCCCGTCCGCAGCAATTCGATCTGGAGTGGTCGGGCGGTGCACCGCCGGAGCCCTTTTTCCAGCCCGATCCCTTCACCCAGCAATGGGGGCAGAACTGGGGTGTGCCGTTGTATCAATGGGCGGCCATGGAAGCGGACGGATTTTCCTGGTGGCGCCGCCGGGTGCGCCAGACCGCCCGCATTTTCAAGATGTTCCGCATCGACCACGTTCTGGGATTTTATCGTGTCTTTTCCTTCCCGTGGCAGCCGCGCGACAACGCACGGTTCATCGGCATGGGCGAAGCGGAAGCCCGCGCCTTGGCCGGGGATGTCCCGCGTTTCCTGCCCCGTGACGACCATTCCGAGGAAAACCGCCAGGCCA from Candidatus Methylacidiphilales bacterium includes the following:
- a CDS encoding 4-alpha-glucanotransferase, which encodes MPTPSSAPSRQAGLFAPVFALRHKGDLGVGDTESVRRMVDVCARWGFRVLQVLPINETSGDNSPYNAISSCALDITTLAAEPGLLPGLTPDARREVCPDDLAADLGRGPVAYAKVKAIKWQLAREAFAGFQTERADFATEGREFEVFCRDEREWLEPYALFRALMADHDDSPMWESWRPECRTLKSAMEWVAELPVVERRRLDVKCRFYQFVQWVLYRQWESVQKHAALHGVALMGDIPFGLSRSSADVWARPQQFDLEWSGGAPPEPFFQPDPFTQQWGQNWGVPLYQWAAMEADGFSWWRRRVRQTARIFKMFRIDHVLGFYRVFSFPWQPRDNARFIGMGEAEARALAGDVPRFLPRDDHSEENRQANRRDGEKILRILQEAAGDAVIVAEDLGVVPVYVRPSLLELGISGFKIPLFERDDATREYKDPADYPELTLATLSTHDHETLKGTWEGWWAKIERDWGRGVIKQGDEGLAQDAREASWEIYRLLRFAGLDDSRLVREFEPAVHQAACRQLLECPSWLAVLTVTDFFALDLRFNVPGPVSESNWSERLPFSVDELAAGKVRPDLIFGLAEWLRESGRLGRG